The following coding sequences are from one Salinicoccus sp. Bachu38 window:
- a CDS encoding ammonium transporter: MDTIFIFLCTLLVWLMTPGLALFYGGLVQSKNVLNTSMHSLAAIVVVTFVWVGLGFSLSFGGSNLFIGDLSYIGLTGVGYEPNAAFSETIPFALYMLFQLTFCTIAVSILTGSVAERMKFGPFLLFMALWVILVYSPVAHWVWGGGWIHSIGAIDFAGGTVVHISSGVSGLVLALMLGSRKPDNKKPPHNLVITMVGAILVWFGWFGFNTGSALTFDAIAMSAFANTILASTAGIAGWVLVERLMKGKVSLIGTLSGMLAGLVAITPAAGFVTYGGAMALGLLGGAICFFAITKLKVLLNYDDALDAFGLHGIGGIVGAIGTGVLQTSAVNPGISDGLLAGGGFTPVVAQIVAVTATILFSAVMTYGIAKGISLFTTLRTDEKEELDGLDVVIHGEKAYEYSNS; encoded by the coding sequence ATGGATACGATTTTTATATTTCTTTGTACACTTCTGGTCTGGCTGATGACGCCGGGACTGGCACTGTTCTACGGGGGTCTTGTGCAATCCAAGAATGTGCTGAATACTTCGATGCACAGTCTTGCCGCTATTGTCGTCGTAACTTTTGTGTGGGTGGGTCTCGGATTTTCCTTGAGTTTTGGGGGGAGTAACCTGTTCATAGGAGACCTTTCATATATCGGTCTGACAGGAGTCGGATATGAACCGAACGCTGCATTTTCCGAAACGATTCCATTTGCCTTATACATGCTGTTTCAGCTGACATTCTGTACGATTGCAGTCTCCATCCTTACAGGGTCGGTTGCAGAACGTATGAAGTTTGGTCCTTTTCTATTATTTATGGCATTATGGGTCATCCTTGTCTACAGTCCGGTCGCGCACTGGGTGTGGGGCGGTGGGTGGATTCACTCCATCGGCGCAATCGACTTTGCCGGAGGGACAGTCGTCCATATCTCATCCGGTGTGTCAGGCCTGGTACTCGCTTTGATGCTCGGGTCAAGGAAGCCGGATAATAAAAAACCGCCGCACAACCTTGTCATCACGATGGTCGGTGCCATCCTGGTATGGTTCGGCTGGTTCGGATTCAACACAGGTAGCGCACTGACATTTGATGCCATTGCGATGAGTGCTTTTGCAAATACGATTCTGGCTTCTACAGCCGGGATTGCCGGTTGGGTACTGGTTGAAAGACTCATGAAAGGCAAGGTGTCACTGATCGGGACACTGTCAGGCATGCTTGCCGGACTGGTGGCCATCACGCCGGCAGCCGGATTCGTCACCTATGGTGGAGCCATGGCTCTTGGTCTCCTGGGCGGTGCAATCTGTTTCTTCGCCATCACAAAACTGAAAGTGCTGTTGAACTACGATGACGCGCTCGACGCATTCGGGCTCCACGGTATCGGAGGCATCGTCGGCGCAATCGGCACAGGGGTCCTTCAGACAAGTGCCGTAAATCCGGGCATTTCAGACGGCCTCCTTGCAGGCGGCGGATTCACGCCTGTAGTTGCGCAGATTGTTGCGGTGACCGCCACAATCCTGTTCAGTGCTGTAATGACATACGGAATCGCCAAAGGCATCAGCCTCTTCACGACACTCCGCACGGATGAGAAAGAAGAGCTCGATGGACTTGATGTTGTCATCCATGGCGAGAAGGCATATGAGTATTCCAACTCATAG
- a CDS encoding prealbumin-like fold domain-containing protein — translation MRKIAYYIAIILFIILIPVSRVAADTHEEATQENSQDPSTEDTMEEPTSEPSAEEEYTGEYYEEWTEETYDYVPPQTEETYEEWTEESYEDSYEDYEPEPTVEQTLEPTVEEFTQEVIEEPVEVPTEEPVVEMEPVKVNINQSEVTEFSIEGKVMAGAKGVEDVTVSLSGEKEDEAVTDAEGKFQFPEVPAGDYTLEMDVPEGYEADEADKTLTIDNKGKKGLVFDLSEKDEPQAENLEPEEQVSAGENIEDPGMNTMLVIMGSVLLMLGLLIYAIRMLRNR, via the coding sequence ATGCGTAAAATTGCCTATTATATCGCTATTATACTATTCATTATACTCATACCTGTTTCTCGGGTAGCTGCAGATACTCATGAGGAAGCGACCCAGGAGAATTCACAGGACCCTTCGACTGAAGACACGATGGAGGAGCCGACCTCAGAACCTTCTGCAGAAGAGGAATATACCGGCGAGTACTATGAGGAGTGGACGGAAGAGACATATGATTACGTCCCTCCTCAAACTGAAGAGACATATGAAGAATGGACTGAGGAATCTTACGAAGATTCATATGAAGACTACGAACCTGAACCGACTGTGGAACAGACGCTTGAGCCGACTGTCGAGGAATTCACCCAGGAGGTCATCGAAGAACCGGTTGAAGTGCCAACTGAGGAGCCGGTTGTAGAAATGGAACCGGTGAAGGTGAATATCAATCAGTCTGAAGTGACTGAGTTTTCGATTGAGGGAAAGGTAATGGCAGGTGCCAAAGGTGTGGAGGATGTCACGGTCTCCCTCTCGGGAGAGAAGGAAGATGAAGCGGTGACGGATGCAGAAGGAAAATTCCAATTCCCGGAAGTGCCGGCCGGAGACTATACGCTTGAAATGGATGTACCTGAGGGGTATGAAGCGGATGAGGCAGACAAAACATTGACGATTGATAATAAAGGAAAAAAAGGTCTCGTCTTTGACCTTTCTGAAAAAGATGAACCGCAAGCAGAAAATCTGGAACCGGAAGAACAGGTATCTGCTGGTGAAAACATAGAAGACCCGGGGATGAACACGATGCTGGTGATTATGGGAAGTGTGCTTCTGATGCTCGGTCTGTTGATATATGCCATTCGGATGCTTCGGAATAGATAG
- a CDS encoding YitT family protein gives MKNFGLMVLGTFFFAFSVAIFAMPNSLAEGGIPGLSLLLYFGLGWSPALVTLVANGLVLLISYRYLPKSIILKSIISIPLFSIFLFLLEGFGSPMGDPLLAALYAGVFTGIGFGFIFRSGSTIGGTSTIAKVLNYNFGWGITGTNLVLDALVVAGGVMVIGPILTLYTVVALFIGKKVTDYVLEGFESKKIIHIFSDYSESIARSIRNNLGAHTTILQGRNDRSGDDENLIYVVVPKQQLFYLKKLIGEIDENAFTVVSTVKDVSGGSFSRAHYPLQKTFISEKEEKQYYKEKADSDEEPR, from the coding sequence ATGAAAAATTTTGGACTTATGGTACTGGGTACTTTTTTCTTTGCTTTTTCAGTAGCGATATTTGCCATGCCCAATTCGCTGGCAGAGGGAGGAATCCCTGGGTTGTCCCTATTGCTATATTTCGGCCTGGGCTGGTCTCCGGCACTGGTAACTTTGGTTGCGAATGGTCTGGTTTTATTAATTAGTTATCGTTATCTGCCTAAATCGATAATATTAAAATCAATTATTTCCATCCCCTTATTTTCCATCTTTCTCTTCTTATTGGAAGGTTTTGGTTCCCCGATGGGTGATCCTCTCCTTGCGGCGCTTTATGCAGGCGTTTTTACTGGAATCGGTTTTGGTTTCATTTTCCGTTCAGGGAGTACTATTGGCGGGACATCTACAATTGCAAAGGTATTGAATTATAACTTTGGCTGGGGAATAACAGGAACCAACCTTGTGCTGGATGCTTTAGTAGTGGCGGGTGGGGTAATGGTTATAGGACCCATTCTGACACTATATACTGTTGTGGCCTTATTTATAGGAAAAAAAGTGACTGACTATGTTCTGGAAGGTTTTGAATCAAAGAAGATCATACATATATTTTCGGACTATAGTGAATCAATAGCCCGTTCCATCAGAAATAATCTCGGCGCCCACACCACCATACTGCAAGGAAGGAACGACCGGAGTGGGGATGATGAAAATCTTATTTATGTTGTAGTTCCAAAACAGCAACTATTCTATTTGAAAAAACTGATTGGGGAGATAGATGAGAACGCATTTACTGTTGTCAGTACTGTGAAGGATGTGAGCGGAGGTTCATTTTCAAGGGCGCATTATCCGCTTCAGAAAACTTTTATCAGTGAAAAGGAAGAAAAACAGTATTACAAAGAAAAAGCGGATTCTGATGAGGAGCCAAGATAA